One region of Desulfomonilaceae bacterium genomic DNA includes:
- the carA gene encoding glutamine-hydrolyzing carbamoyl-phosphate synthase small subunit — MKATLVLADGEFFIGTAMGASGEIVGEVVFNTAITGYQEILTDPSYRGQIVTMTYPHIGNTGVNFEDNESVNPFLAGFIVKEHCASPSNWRRREDLDDFLKRFNVIGIQGIDTRKLTRNLRETGAKKGIISTEDHDVGSLLKKMRDYPDIEGIDLVKEVTCSKPYEWSEGTWRWNSHPSASQNKFKVAALDYGIKQNILRLLVDSGAHVRVFPAFSTAEEILTYDPDGIFLSNGPGDPEGVPYVIETVRNLIGKKPIFGICLGHQILGLALGGRTYKLGFGHHGANHPVRRLDTGQVEITSQNHNFAVDPDTLEGECRVTHVNLNDKTNEGMVHRKYPLFSIQYHPEASPGPHDSRYLFERFRKMIMES; from the coding sequence ATGAAAGCCACTCTTGTTTTGGCCGACGGTGAATTCTTTATTGGAACCGCAATGGGCGCCTCGGGCGAAATAGTAGGTGAAGTCGTCTTCAATACGGCCATTACCGGCTACCAGGAAATTTTAACTGACCCGTCATATCGCGGCCAGATCGTTACCATGACTTACCCACATATTGGTAACACGGGCGTGAATTTCGAGGACAACGAGTCTGTAAATCCTTTTCTTGCCGGTTTCATTGTTAAGGAACACTGCGCTTCGCCCAGCAATTGGAGACGAAGAGAAGATCTGGATGATTTCCTCAAGAGATTTAATGTAATTGGTATCCAGGGAATAGATACAAGAAAACTCACGAGAAACCTAAGGGAGACCGGCGCTAAGAAAGGTATTATTTCAACCGAAGACCACGACGTTGGCAGTCTGCTCAAAAAGATGAGAGATTATCCGGACATTGAAGGGATTGATCTTGTAAAAGAAGTCACTTGCAGTAAACCGTACGAATGGAGTGAAGGAACCTGGCGATGGAATTCTCATCCATCCGCGTCGCAGAATAAATTCAAGGTAGCCGCCCTGGATTATGGGATCAAACAGAATATCTTGAGGTTGCTCGTAGACTCGGGCGCACATGTTAGAGTTTTCCCGGCCTTCTCTACGGCGGAAGAGATACTGACATACGATCCGGACGGGATCTTCCTGTCCAATGGCCCCGGTGACCCTGAAGGAGTCCCTTACGTGATTGAGACCGTGAGAAATCTTATAGGGAAAAAACCAATTTTTGGCATCTGTCTAGGTCACCAGATTTTAGGGCTGGCTCTAGGCGGCCGCACTTATAAGCTCGGGTTTGGGCATCACGGGGCAAATCACCCAGTGCGAAGATTGGACACTGGCCAGGTTGAAATAACTTCACAGAACCACAATTTTGCCGTAGATCCTGATACTCTTGAGGGTGAGTGCAGGGTTACTCACGTTAACCTTAACGACAAAACCAATGAGGGCATGGTCCACAGAAAATATCCCCTCTTCTCCATCCAGTATCATCCGGAGGCTTCCCCCGGGCCTCATGATTCCAGATATCTGTTTGAACGATTCAGGAAGATGATTATGGAATCCTGA
- the folE2 gene encoding GTP cyclohydrolase FolE2, with protein sequence MKPGSYSLVNLCPREVTLVENCSIPDVQSMPDRRNVPIDKVGVRGLRYPISVKDRRKGLQHTVGLFDLFVNLPQEFKGTHMSRFIEVLNEYRGEISMEKFQEVLEKIKDKLHAKSAHMNVEFPYFVEKNAPVTATPGIMSYTCFMRGSLADRFDLIVGLEVPVTTVCPCSKEISDYGAHNQRGIVRVQLRFKKFFWIEEIIEIVESSVSSEIYSMLKRPDEKYVTEKAYENPMFVEDVVRAAVTRLREKSNFPWYRIEAETFESIHNHSAYALIEKDFSPIPECFQGPCSLRANGAF encoded by the coding sequence ATGAAGCCAGGTTCCTATTCATTAGTCAATTTATGCCCTCGAGAGGTAACTTTAGTGGAAAATTGCTCGATTCCGGATGTCCAAAGCATGCCTGACAGACGAAACGTGCCAATCGACAAGGTCGGTGTCAGGGGCCTCAGGTATCCAATATCCGTTAAGGACCGCCGAAAAGGCTTACAACACACAGTTGGCCTCTTTGATCTTTTTGTCAACTTGCCTCAGGAGTTCAAGGGAACCCATATGAGTCGGTTTATTGAGGTTCTTAATGAATATAGAGGTGAAATATCCATGGAAAAGTTCCAGGAAGTCCTGGAAAAGATCAAGGATAAACTCCACGCGAAAAGCGCTCACATGAATGTGGAATTCCCATATTTCGTGGAGAAAAACGCGCCTGTTACAGCCACTCCCGGTATCATGTCCTATACGTGTTTCATGCGAGGCTCGCTTGCGGACCGTTTTGACTTGATAGTGGGCCTGGAAGTTCCTGTAACCACGGTGTGCCCTTGCTCCAAGGAAATTTCCGATTACGGCGCTCACAATCAGCGAGGAATTGTTAGAGTTCAGTTGAGATTTAAGAAATTCTTCTGGATAGAAGAGATCATTGAAATAGTGGAATCGTCGGTCAGTTCTGAGATCTATTCAATGCTAAAAAGACCCGACGAAAAATACGTGACCGAAAAAGCCTATGAAAATCCAATGTTTGTAGAGGATGTGGTCCGGGCGGCAGTTACTCGCTTGCGTGAGAAAAGCAATTTCCCATGGTATAGAATCGAGGCCGAAACCTTTGAATCAATTCATAATCATAGCGCATACGCTTTGATAGAAAAGGACTTTTCTCCCATACCCGAATGCTTTCAAGGCCCATGTTCCTTGAGAGCGAACGGCGCTTTCTGA
- a CDS encoding discoidin domain-containing protein, protein MTFMAGVFPNREIQPLTEQINDIRANLHLLFMNNLTEHGHTGMSMHDGFVDTFQDDMGVDLCLSTARYSESGRYFSEVPGPTGLTKLIEFNGTSNIEMSDPNNLSVTDDGLSLKKTPVSSGASNSGTDYATPAMVGNLSPIPLGASASSEYVSPNCPAWRVFDQNEEHTTDPDQCWIATSSASEVSPQWIKIDLGEDEAMVINKYRILSRNASDPAYVASPRNFQLLGSNDDVTWHTLDSRLDFPELGSSAWSDYLTFENSMAYRLYQLKITGSWGVGLTSLSQLKLVEAQYTIPNSVQVACVSSVPTSNWKSVTNISADGATPGSSNIFYALCFNHGSDFEAWKIWNGSVWKEIAKVESASWMYRDNGEIWRDSVSNSRVEALTMALAFPENQMDGQLFINATNLVPDVFVPGTLSVAAGLKAGPDLEVPLLGSLSFTYDELGQGMDLISQAFESAEAVTGVIGSILVKKLNTDLKFYFSIGDAPWAWIEFPEPVKRASISEELELRTASMSDLDNLQGAIRVRVTSGSGSQTELHGWAMNWDSRE, encoded by the coding sequence ATGACTTTTATGGCGGGAGTTTTCCCCAATAGAGAGATCCAACCACTCACTGAGCAGATCAACGACATAAGAGCGAATCTTCATCTATTGTTCATGAACAACCTGACCGAGCATGGTCACACAGGTATGTCAATGCATGATGGTTTCGTGGATACTTTTCAGGATGACATGGGCGTGGATTTGTGTTTGTCCACAGCTCGTTATTCCGAGTCAGGCAGATATTTTTCTGAGGTTCCGGGACCAACCGGCCTGACCAAACTGATTGAATTTAATGGGACATCAAACATTGAAATGTCGGATCCCAATAACCTTTCGGTTACAGATGACGGGCTTAGCTTAAAGAAAACTCCGGTCTCAAGTGGAGCTTCAAATAGTGGAACCGATTACGCTACGCCGGCTATGGTTGGCAATTTATCCCCTATTCCACTTGGCGCCAGCGCTTCAAGTGAATACGTTTCACCGAATTGCCCAGCGTGGCGCGTGTTCGACCAAAATGAAGAACATACCACGGACCCGGATCAGTGCTGGATTGCTACATCGTCCGCAAGTGAAGTATCCCCCCAATGGATCAAGATAGATCTCGGGGAAGACGAGGCTATGGTGATCAACAAATATCGCATTCTTTCCCGTAACGCGTCGGACCCAGCCTACGTCGCGTCCCCCAGGAATTTTCAATTATTGGGATCCAACGATGACGTTACATGGCATACGCTTGATTCAAGGCTCGATTTTCCAGAGCTAGGTTCTAGCGCATGGAGTGATTACCTCACTTTCGAAAACTCTATGGCTTACCGTCTTTATCAGTTGAAGATTACCGGTTCGTGGGGTGTCGGTCTCACCAGCCTCAGCCAGCTCAAATTGGTCGAAGCGCAATACACGATCCCGAATTCAGTTCAGGTGGCCTGCGTCTCAAGTGTTCCCACTTCAAACTGGAAGTCAGTCACCAATATTTCGGCTGACGGCGCCACTCCAGGATCATCAAATATTTTCTATGCGCTTTGTTTCAATCACGGGTCAGACTTTGAAGCATGGAAGATATGGAATGGAAGCGTCTGGAAGGAAATCGCGAAGGTAGAATCCGCATCATGGATGTATCGGGACAATGGCGAGATATGGAGGGACTCTGTCTCAAATAGTAGGGTTGAGGCGCTGACGATGGCCCTGGCGTTCCCCGAAAACCAAATGGATGGGCAATTATTCATAAACGCAACCAACCTTGTCCCTGACGTGTTTGTTCCTGGAACCCTGTCCGTCGCAGCCGGTTTGAAAGCCGGTCCGGACCTCGAAGTTCCCCTGCTGGGAAGCTTATCTTTTACATATGACGAACTTGGGCAGGGAATGGATCTTATCAGCCAGGCTTTCGAATCTGCGGAGGCTGTTACGGGGGTTATTGGCTCGATACTCGTAAAAAAATTGAATACTGATCTGAAATTTTACTTTAGTATTGGAGATGCCCCATGGGCGTGGATAGAATTTCCTGAACCGGTGAAAAGAGCGTCTATCTCTGAGGAACTCGAATTGCGCACGGCGTCGATGTCGGATCTTGATAACTTACAGGGAGCTATCAGAGTCCGCGTCACATCTGGCTCCGGGTCCCAAACTGAGCTTCATGGATGGGCTATGAATTGGGATAGCCGGGAATAA
- a CDS encoding LL-diaminopimelate aminotransferase, which produces MKLSRRVTETQPYLFHLIDEKRKAAQERGVDVISLAIGDPDMPTPNFVLDLMNEEMRAPRNHQYPSYKGEPDFCELVANWFEKRFGVKLDAQNEIMATIGAKDAVSHLPFVFIDPGDSALVTDPGYPVYEAAIGFAGGRPVRVPLVEEKGFLPDLSAIPADVAGTAKFIFVNYPNNPTAAVADISFFEELVSFAKKYDLVILSDNAYSEVYFEPEDKPISIMQILGAKDLSIEIHSFSKTFNMTGWRIGFVVGSKDLIQAVLTLKSNFDSGVFMAIQRAAARALNHPDAPLFNRDRTQLFKNRRNIIAKALEELGFKFNLPRASYYFWVRIPEVYSSSVVFCADLLERQGLVVTPGVGYGPSGEAFFRISMTSSDDKIETGMERLKNFVKGL; this is translated from the coding sequence ATGAAACTATCCAGAAGGGTCACTGAAACACAGCCCTATTTGTTTCATCTGATTGATGAGAAAAGAAAGGCTGCTCAAGAGCGCGGAGTGGATGTGATCTCCCTTGCAATAGGGGATCCTGACATGCCGACACCGAATTTCGTCCTGGATCTCATGAATGAGGAAATGCGAGCCCCCCGCAATCATCAGTACCCCAGTTATAAAGGTGAGCCTGATTTCTGTGAACTTGTCGCGAACTGGTTTGAAAAACGATTCGGCGTGAAACTGGACGCCCAAAATGAGATCATGGCCACGATAGGCGCCAAAGACGCTGTGTCTCATTTGCCCTTTGTATTCATCGACCCTGGTGATTCAGCGCTAGTCACTGATCCGGGGTATCCTGTTTATGAAGCCGCTATTGGTTTTGCCGGCGGGAGACCGGTCCGTGTGCCGCTTGTTGAGGAAAAAGGTTTCTTGCCGGACCTATCCGCTATTCCTGCTGATGTGGCAGGAACCGCCAAGTTTATTTTTGTAAACTATCCGAACAATCCAACAGCCGCTGTCGCAGACATTTCTTTTTTTGAAGAACTGGTGTCTTTTGCCAAGAAATACGACCTTGTCATCCTTTCGGACAACGCTTATTCTGAAGTGTACTTTGAACCGGAAGACAAACCGATAAGCATCATGCAAATACTCGGAGCCAAGGACCTTTCAATAGAAATTCATTCCTTTTCCAAAACTTTTAACATGACGGGATGGAGAATCGGGTTCGTCGTCGGTTCAAAAGATTTGATCCAGGCTGTCCTGACGCTGAAATCAAATTTCGACTCGGGTGTTTTCATGGCGATCCAGAGGGCCGCCGCCAGAGCCCTGAACCATCCGGACGCTCCATTATTCAATCGGGACAGGACTCAATTGTTTAAAAACAGGCGAAACATTATCGCCAAAGCCCTTGAGGAATTGGGATTCAAGTTCAATCTGCCCAGAGCGAGTTATTATTTCTGGGTTCGTATACCTGAGGTATATTCATCCTCAGTCGTGTTCTGCGCTGATTTACTTGAAAGACAGGGCCTGGTAGTTACTCCCGGGGTCGGTTACGGACCCAGTGGGGAAGCTTTCTTCAGGATTTCAATGACCTCATCCGATGACAAAATCGAAACGGGTATGGAACGTCTCAAAAATTTTGTAAAGGGATTATAA
- a CDS encoding aminopeptidase, which yields MPEKKESKKTKELKEKLLMGSVRVWDKLSPLEKQEVTDYSSSYVDFLNSARTERKAVAILSETAREKGFIDIASLEKASDRVYQVSRGKLLFLAIIGQKPLTDGIRIVTSHVDSPRLDIKPNPLYEESGLAMLKTHYYGGVKKYQWVARSLAIIGTMFTRDGKVVDIELGLKPSEPVLTIPDLLPHLSRKQMEQKASEFIPAENLNVIIGSLPYDDEEASDRVKLAILALLFNKYGITEEDFIGAELEMVPAEPARDAGFDRSLVAGYGQDDRVCAYASASAIMKLSKPLHTCVAVFYDKEEIGSEGNTSAKSVALDQFLMELMQKTGINPSANNLRRVFSSGKALSGDVTAAVDPTYGDAYEKRNNSKIGLGIGITKYTGSGGKYMGSDANAEYASWVRRLFNDNKIIWQPAGLGKVDEGGGGTVAKYIANSGMDIIDCGPPILGMHSPLELCAKDDIWMTHRAFKVFFES from the coding sequence ATGCCTGAAAAAAAAGAATCAAAAAAAACCAAAGAATTAAAAGAAAAATTGCTCATGGGGAGCGTGAGGGTGTGGGATAAGCTCTCACCCCTCGAAAAACAGGAAGTGACGGATTACTCCTCAAGTTACGTAGATTTTCTCAACTCGGCCAGGACAGAACGTAAAGCGGTGGCAATACTCTCTGAAACGGCTAGAGAAAAAGGATTCATCGACATTGCAAGTCTCGAAAAGGCTTCAGATCGCGTCTATCAGGTTTCACGCGGAAAGTTGTTGTTCCTGGCCATCATCGGACAAAAACCCTTGACCGATGGGATTCGAATCGTCACATCTCATGTTGACAGCCCACGACTGGATATCAAACCAAATCCCCTGTATGAAGAATCCGGCTTGGCCATGTTGAAGACTCACTATTACGGCGGAGTCAAAAAATACCAATGGGTGGCTAGATCTCTCGCCATCATTGGGACCATGTTCACACGAGACGGCAAGGTGGTTGACATCGAATTGGGCCTCAAACCGAGTGAACCTGTCCTGACGATTCCGGATTTGTTGCCCCATTTGTCAAGAAAACAAATGGAACAAAAAGCCAGTGAATTTATACCCGCCGAGAATCTCAATGTGATCATCGGATCATTGCCCTACGACGACGAAGAAGCTTCGGATAGAGTGAAACTCGCCATATTGGCCCTTCTGTTCAATAAGTACGGAATCACCGAAGAAGACTTCATCGGAGCGGAACTGGAAATGGTCCCCGCGGAACCGGCCAGGGACGCGGGGTTTGATAGGAGCCTGGTAGCGGGATATGGACAGGATGATCGAGTTTGCGCGTATGCAAGCGCTTCAGCCATTATGAAACTGTCAAAGCCTCTCCATACTTGTGTGGCCGTATTCTACGACAAGGAAGAAATAGGAAGCGAAGGCAACACAAGCGCCAAATCTGTCGCATTGGATCAGTTTCTCATGGAACTCATGCAAAAAACAGGTATCAATCCGTCAGCTAATAATCTGCGAAGAGTTTTCTCTTCAGGCAAGGCGCTTTCGGGTGACGTTACAGCCGCTGTTGATCCTACTTACGGAGACGCTTACGAAAAAAGGAACAACTCCAAAATTGGGCTTGGAATAGGCATAACCAAATATACCGGATCGGGCGGCAAATATATGGGATCTGACGCCAACGCGGAATACGCTTCTTGGGTCCGTCGTCTCTTCAATGATAACAAGATTATTTGGCAGCCGGCCGGACTGGGAAAAGTGGATGAGGGAGGAGGAGGGACGGTGGCGAAGTACATCGCTAACTCCGGAATGGACATTATTGATTGCGGCCCGCCGATCCTTGGAATGCATTCCCCTCTCGAACTCTGCGCCAAAGATGACATCTGGATGACGCACAGAGCATTCAAAGTGTTTTTTGAGAGTTGA
- a CDS encoding sigma-70 family RNA polymerase sigma factor: MTLNLETILNLICLTIASVAFTGNSTPVNDDDEELVQRCARGDREAFNQLVTKYQKKVYSVAYRFVGDSEEANDLAQEIFTAAYQNLKSFRGDSKFSTWLFQIATNRGKNRFKYLKRRGFFTNRGSSETDDEGDQSQRAFPDQSANPEDLLSGNQIRQAVLEAIDELEPDHREIVILRDIEGFSYDEIARMLNLPEGTTKSRLHRARMVVKEKLKKVLS, from the coding sequence GTGACTCTAAATCTTGAAACAATTTTAAATTTAATTTGTCTGACCATAGCAAGTGTAGCGTTTACCGGCAATTCGACTCCGGTTAATGATGACGACGAGGAATTGGTTCAACGGTGCGCGCGTGGCGACAGGGAGGCTTTCAATCAATTAGTCACCAAATATCAGAAAAAGGTTTACAGTGTCGCCTATCGCTTTGTCGGTGATAGCGAGGAGGCCAACGATTTGGCCCAGGAAATTTTCACAGCGGCATATCAGAACCTTAAGAGTTTTAGAGGTGATTCAAAATTTTCGACCTGGCTATTCCAGATTGCGACGAATCGAGGCAAAAACAGGTTTAAGTATTTAAAACGCCGTGGTTTTTTCACTAATAGAGGATCATCTGAAACAGACGATGAAGGTGATCAATCTCAGAGAGCTTTTCCAGATCAGAGCGCCAATCCTGAGGATCTGTTGTCGGGAAATCAAATCCGTCAAGCGGTCCTCGAAGCTATTGATGAGCTTGAACCGGATCATAGAGAAATCGTTATCCTCCGAGACATTGAGGGCTTTTCTTATGATGAAATCGCCCGAATGTTAAATTTGCCGGAAGGAACTACGAAATCCCGTCTGCATAGAGCGCGGATGGTAGTTAAAGAAAAACTGAAGAAGGTCCTGTCATGA
- a CDS encoding serine hydrolase, translated as MALKLIFQIFLILLVGSHAFAFQPQNNENYLNNVASLVRNGKGVPQISGVVVPALAPARNKFTHLHKSLTTPKAYSNIATRSVSNGIPVQPKVKAKAMLCLDKSSNKVVLAENESAPLPIASITKLLTAMTVIDNMDLDAIVETPADIREVEKHVIGIRPGDLFTIRDLLHGMLIESGNDCAEALARAYTKGGRTAFIEAMNRKAQELGLSHVKIYTPSGLDEKFVVGRKDGRELVGKRPNVATAEDVARLANHAFKYPLIAQISSSKSYVMKSLNAKPHEYHLVSNDKLLRTDLPVAGAKTGFTNLAGKCIVALFKDDNREHVVVVLNTPQHFKAAEKIYRWACKIF; from the coding sequence TTGGCTTTGAAACTCATTTTCCAGATTTTTTTAATCTTATTGGTTGGCTCCCACGCGTTCGCTTTCCAGCCCCAAAACAACGAAAACTATCTCAATAATGTTGCGTCTCTTGTGAGAAACGGTAAGGGCGTCCCACAAATATCAGGGGTTGTAGTCCCCGCTCTTGCGCCTGCGCGTAACAAATTCACTCATCTCCACAAATCTTTGACGACCCCCAAGGCTTATTCCAATATTGCCACCCGATCGGTTTCCAATGGAATCCCCGTTCAACCGAAGGTGAAAGCCAAGGCCATGTTATGCCTTGACAAATCATCAAATAAGGTGGTGCTTGCCGAAAATGAGTCCGCGCCATTGCCAATCGCCAGCATTACGAAGCTCCTGACAGCGATGACAGTCATTGACAACATGGATCTGGACGCGATTGTGGAAACACCGGCTGACATTAGGGAAGTCGAAAAACATGTTATCGGAATTAGACCCGGGGACCTGTTTACAATAAGAGACCTTCTGCACGGCATGCTCATAGAATCCGGGAATGATTGCGCGGAAGCTCTTGCGCGAGCGTATACCAAAGGCGGTAGGACAGCGTTTATAGAGGCCATGAACCGGAAGGCGCAGGAACTCGGTCTGAGCCACGTGAAAATTTATACCCCCAGCGGTTTGGATGAAAAATTTGTGGTTGGCAGAAAAGACGGTCGTGAACTGGTTGGTAAGAGACCAAATGTCGCGACTGCCGAAGACGTGGCCCGATTAGCAAACCACGCTTTCAAGTATCCTCTTATCGCTCAAATATCCAGTTCCAAGTCCTACGTGATGAAATCTCTCAATGCGAAACCCCATGAATACCACCTTGTTTCAAATGACAAACTGCTAAGGACCGACCTACCAGTAGCGGGCGCTAAGACCGGTTTCACTAATTTGGCCGGCAAGTGCATCGTGGCGCTATTCAAAGATGACAACCGTGAACATGTTGTTGTGGTATTGAATACACCCCAGCATTTTAAAGCCGCAGAAAAAATATACCGCTGGGCCTGTAAAATATTCTGA
- a CDS encoding trypsin-like peptidase domain-containing protein produces MRAFRGYVFNIAYFTLCCLLLVNISHAEIRTDRFTAQGNRRPDNVTNKESKDFSHKGKIGLIPVPYHPEPAAGRVEASQNSSQQPALRGAGYPDIRELIRKVNRSVVSIRMLDSGGSWSLSNLGFSGDSNSKATGYGSGFIISGNGHILTNEHVLRHGTQIEVELLDGTKRPAKVLFKDSKNDVALIKIDANNLEPVKMGNSDGVELGEWVVGIGNPYGIGQSIMIGIVSAQKRTIPGSGYPPLIQIDAAMNLGNSGGPLFNLNGEVIGINTILLWKSQGIGFATPINMARDFLERKNYPPLKAAAAPPTGPLGPESDHPRSLPEKFNPFDPLWKQGQ; encoded by the coding sequence ATGAGGGCTTTCCGTGGATACGTATTTAACATAGCATATTTTACCTTATGTTGTTTACTTCTGGTCAACATTTCACACGCGGAAATCAGGACCGATCGTTTTACCGCTCAAGGTAATAGACGACCTGATAACGTAACAAATAAAGAATCGAAAGACTTCTCTCACAAGGGGAAAATAGGCCTCATCCCCGTTCCTTACCACCCGGAACCAGCAGCCGGCAGGGTAGAAGCCTCTCAGAATTCATCACAGCAACCAGCTCTGAGAGGCGCTGGATATCCAGATATTCGTGAGCTTATCAGAAAAGTCAACAGATCTGTGGTGTCAATCCGCATGCTTGATTCGGGCGGATCCTGGTCCTTGAGCAACCTGGGCTTTTCCGGGGATTCAAACAGCAAAGCTACCGGTTATGGATCAGGTTTCATCATTTCCGGAAATGGTCACATTCTGACAAATGAGCATGTCTTACGTCACGGAACTCAAATCGAAGTAGAACTCCTCGACGGAACCAAGCGTCCAGCCAAAGTCCTGTTCAAGGACAGCAAGAATGACGTCGCGCTCATCAAAATTGACGCAAACAACCTTGAGCCTGTGAAGATGGGTAATTCAGACGGTGTCGAGTTGGGAGAATGGGTTGTGGGAATAGGCAACCCGTACGGCATCGGCCAATCAATTATGATCGGCATAGTAAGCGCGCAGAAAAGGACAATTCCTGGTTCGGGGTACCCACCGTTAATTCAGATTGACGCCGCAATGAATCTTGGCAATTCGGGAGGGCCGCTGTTCAACCTCAACGGCGAAGTCATAGGCATTAACACTATACTGCTATGGAAGAGCCAAGGCATCGGGTTCGCTACACCTATCAACATGGCTCGTGACTTCCTTGAGAGAAAGAATTATCCTCCTTTGAAAGCCGCCGCAGCTCCACCCACAGGGCCTCTAGGGCCGGAATCGGATCACCCGAGATCGTTACCGGAAAAATTCAATCCTTTTGATCCACTGTGGAAGCAAGGGCAGTGA
- the queD gene encoding 6-carboxytetrahydropterin synthase QueD, with the protein MYEVEIISSFAAAHKLRQYKGKCERLHGHNYKVHVTARASSTKSDGMVIDFGILKSITNEILERLDHNFLNEIKPFDEIEPSAENIAAFIFFEVERCLEGHAALLYSVGVWESDTSIARYIRE; encoded by the coding sequence ATGTACGAGGTTGAGATAATTTCCAGTTTCGCTGCAGCACACAAGTTACGTCAATATAAGGGTAAATGTGAACGCCTCCATGGACACAATTATAAGGTTCATGTGACAGCTCGCGCTTCTTCGACCAAGTCGGACGGTATGGTCATAGATTTTGGGATTCTCAAGAGCATCACCAATGAAATTCTTGAACGGCTTGATCATAACTTTCTCAATGAAATTAAGCCGTTTGATGAAATAGAACCTTCCGCTGAAAATATAGCGGCTTTCATTTTTTTCGAAGTGGAACGCTGTCTGGAAGGGCATGCCGCTCTACTCTACAGCGTCGGTGTATGGGAATCCGATACGTCGATTGCGAGATACATTAGAGAATGA
- a CDS encoding mechanosensitive ion channel domain-containing protein — protein sequence MWKLADKHVWEALGIFAWNVVIAVIVVLVGIRLVRWLANTLNRLLVSKNVDLTIVHFVDNAVQVILYGFIGIEVLHRLGVENSSLIALVGATGLAIGFAIKGHLANVSAGLLMILFRPFSVGNYIQVGKTEGTVEKIELINTQIRTPDNLIVIVPNSRLTSNQIINYSMKDIRRLVIPIRVSYEADIRKVRETLQNIIDEDERILKERKAIIAIQSLGENSVKVMLRLWVKSSDHWRVQFDTTEKIKQRFDDEGIPFPKTQT from the coding sequence ATGTGGAAACTGGCTGATAAGCACGTTTGGGAGGCGTTGGGCATTTTCGCGTGGAATGTTGTTATTGCCGTAATAGTAGTTTTAGTAGGAATTAGGTTGGTCAGGTGGCTGGCAAATACCTTGAACCGGCTACTAGTGTCAAAAAACGTGGACTTAACCATTGTTCATTTTGTTGACAACGCTGTTCAGGTCATCCTGTACGGTTTTATCGGCATTGAAGTGTTGCACAGGCTCGGGGTCGAGAACAGTTCACTGATAGCCCTGGTCGGCGCTACCGGTCTTGCTATTGGTTTCGCCATCAAGGGACATCTTGCAAATGTCTCCGCCGGCTTGTTAATGATTCTTTTTCGACCATTCAGCGTGGGCAATTATATACAAGTTGGTAAAACCGAGGGAACGGTCGAAAAGATTGAGCTAATAAATACCCAGATTCGGACACCCGACAACTTGATTGTTATCGTGCCGAATTCCAGACTCACGTCGAACCAGATCATCAATTATTCCATGAAGGATATTAGACGATTGGTAATACCAATTCGAGTGAGTTACGAAGCGGATATCCGTAAAGTCCGTGAAACGCTTCAGAATATTATCGATGAAGATGAACGGATTCTCAAAGAACGAAAAGCTATCATCGCCATTCAGTCACTTGGTGAGAACAGTGTCAAAGTGATGTTGAGGTTGTGGGTCAAGTCCTCCGATCACTGGAGGGTTCAGTTTGACACCACAGAAAAGATAAAACAAAGGTTCGACGACGAAGGAATTCCTTTCCCTAAAACGCAAACCTAG